One region of Salvia miltiorrhiza cultivar Shanhuang (shh) chromosome 3, IMPLAD_Smil_shh, whole genome shotgun sequence genomic DNA includes:
- the LOC131017308 gene encoding uncharacterized protein LOC131017308 — protein MYRLNRLNSANHLSAAAAAVYPKRLLRTNISHFSPAATAGISDTGNTYARNRGKKLTELSRSVVMLTCDSSADGGICNVYLVGTGHALPKSWEEVRAAVRFLKPEVVFLELCSSREHLLRREKIKVPTMGEMVEMWKKNYKLSWILYDWYTTKRGSRFEVADDGDFLAANDEAKKYGAKVILGDRPIDITDQRYIAKTSIWQFLTVQIKGIPMNLPYEIRKKLIKGKYDAHAVHRYNQEISKSDPAWAEIYTHERDLYMSAKILDVASKYKSVVAVVGKAHVPGIQKNWKQPIDVKILCHSLTTLSFKILYLIIHFLHRINQVFCIICHYSNLMFFDGLTS, from the exons ATGTACAGATTAAACCGTCTCAATTCCGCCAATCacctctccgccgccgccgccgccgtatATCCGAAACGGTTGCTCAGAACGAATATCAGTCACTTTTCTCCCGCAGCGACAGCCGGAATCAGTGATACCGGCAATACTTATGCGAGGAATAGGGGAAAAAAGCTGACGGAGCTCTCGAGGAGTGTGGTGATGCTCACTTGCGACTCATCTGCAGACGGCGGCATCTGCAATGTTTACTTGGTCGGAACCGGTCACGCTTTACCG AAATCCTGGGAAGAAGTTAGGGCAGCAGTGCGATTCTTGAAACCAGAG GTTGTTTTCCTAGAATTGTGCTCCAGTCGCGAACATTTACTTAGGCGTGAAAAAATCAAG GTTCCGACTATGGGAGAAATGGTGGAAATGTGGaagaaaaattataaacttTCTTGGATTCTTTACGATTGGTATACGACTAAG CGTGGGAGTCGATTTGAAGTTGCAGATGATGGAGATTTTCTGGCAGCAAATGATGAAGCCAAGAAATATGGTGCCAAGGTTATACTTGGCGATCGACCCATTGAT aTTACAGATCAGAGGTATATTGCCAAGACGTCTATTTGGCAATTTCTCACCGTTCAAATTAAAGGAATTCCCATGAATTTACCATATGAAATCCGGAAGAAG CTAATCAAAGGAAAGTATGATGCTCATGCGGTCCATCGATATAATCAAGAGATATCCAAGAGCGATCCTGCTTGGGCAGAAATATATACCCATGAGCGTGATCT ATATATGTCGGCCAAGATACTTGATGTTGCCAGCAAGTATAAATCGGTGGTAGCTGTGGTGGGAAAGGCCCATGTACCAGGAATCCAGAAGAACTGGAAACAACCCATTGACGTAAAGATTTTATGCCATTCATTGACTACTTTGTCCTTCAAAATTCTTTACTTGATTATTCACTTTCTACATAGAATAAACCAAGTTTTTTGTATTATATGCCACTATTCTAACTTGATGTTTTTTGATGGTTTAACGTCGTGA
- the LOC131017286 gene encoding uncharacterized protein LOC131017286, with protein sequence MSVNGTLKIPTKGKIASGSGDRQEQIGAATLAARAGAVALDWSPEFGQNGGGRFVEALCAAVGVDGRDGRGSSSSAAAGGSVSVDGRDGRRYNNSAVTGAFAGVNGRTTENFHEGETKGQKVAWGIGQREEKEWESVKGRQEAHDLGYQDGGDYWAWH encoded by the exons ATGTCAGTCAACGGCACGCTAAAAATCCCCACCAAAGGAAAAATAGCGAGCGGAAGTGGAGACAGACAGGAGCAGATCGGCGCGGCGACGTTGGCCGCGAGAGCAGGGGCGGTGGCCTTGGACTGGTCGCCGGAGTTTGGGCAGAATGGAGGAGGCCGATTTGTGGAGGCTCTTTGCGCGGCTGTCGGTGTAGACGGCCGAGATGGCCGAGGAAGCAGCAGCTCGGCGGCTGCCGGCGGCTCCGTCAGCGTAGATGGCCGAGATGGCCGAAGATACAACAACTCGGCTGTTACCGGCGCCTTTGCCGGCGTTAATGGCCGAACAACCGAGAATTTTCATGAAGGCGAAACCAAGGGACAGAAAGTGGCGTGGGGAATCGGTCAAAGGGAGGAAAAGGAGTGGGAATCGGTCAAAGGGAGGCAAGAGGCGCATGATTTAG gatatcaggacgggggagattattgggcgtggcactga
- the LOC131017283 gene encoding uncharacterized protein LOC131017283, with the protein MYGLNRLNSANHISAAAAVYPKRLLRTSIGHSSPAATAGISDTRNSYVRKRGKKLKELSRSVVMLTCDSYVDGGVCNVYLVGSNHASPKSWEEVRATVRFLKPEVVFLEFCSNREHILRREKIKVPTIMEMVEMWKKNNKLSWILYRWYFAKRVSRFEVPDDGDFLAAYDEAKKYGAKVILGDRPQDITDRRYIAKTSIWQFLTVQIEGIPMNLPNDIVEKVIYGKYDAHAVHRYNQEMAKSDPA; encoded by the exons ATGTACGGATTAAACCGTCTCAATTCGGCCAATCACATCTCCGCCGCTGCCGCCGTATATCCGAAACGGTTGCTCAGAACAAGTATCGGTCACTCCTCTCCCGCAGCGACAGCTGGAATTAGTGACACCCGCAATAGTTATGtgagaaaaagggggaaaaagcTGAAGGAGCTCTCGAGGAGTGTGGTGATGCTCACTTGCGATTCATATGTAGACGGTGGTGTCTGTAATGTTTATTTGGTCGGATCCAATCACGCTTCTCCG AAATCTTGGGAAGAAGTTAGGGCAACGGTGCGATTCTTGAAACCAGAG GTTGTTTTCCTCGAATTTTGCTCTAATCGCGAACATATTCTTAGGCGTGAAAAAATTAAG GTTCCGACCATAATGGAAATGGTggaaatgtggaaaaaaaataataaactttCTTGGATTCTTTACAGGTGGTATTTTGCTAAG CGTGTGAGTCGATTTGAAGTTCCAGATGATGGAGATTTTCTGGCAGCATATGATGAAGCCAAGAAATATGGTGCCAAGGTTATATTGGGCGATCGACCACAAGAT aTTACAGATCGGAGGTATATTGCCAAGACGTCTATTTGGCAATTTCTCACCGTTCAAATTGAAGGAATTCCCATGAATTTGCCAAATGATATTGTGGAGAAG GTGATATACGGAAAGTATGATGCTCATGCGGTCCATCGATATAATCAAGAGATGGCCAAGAGCGATCCTGCTTAG